In the genome of Bacillus sp. S3, one region contains:
- a CDS encoding CBO0543 family protein, with product MNTAKHLNGSSLQPLQKRRLPYRELACMLLGSLLGTYLDLYFVGKSIYQFPIRPLPEIFSINIAFTLVGLPILVLIFVRCLSQVNKWGKAGIILFVSLLMSIFEKLAEAFGWYVHIDGWQHLYTFFGYLLFLSIITLFFEWTAKWNR from the coding sequence ATGAATACTGCAAAACACTTGAACGGCTCGAGCTTGCAACCCTTGCAAAAAAGGCGATTACCTTATAGGGAACTTGCCTGCATGCTGCTCGGTTCCCTGCTTGGAACATATTTAGATTTATATTTTGTCGGGAAATCAATTTATCAGTTTCCGATCCGGCCATTACCGGAAATTTTCTCGATTAATATCGCATTTACATTAGTGGGGCTCCCCATTCTTGTGCTCATTTTCGTCCGGTGTCTTTCACAGGTAAATAAATGGGGAAAAGCAGGTATAATACTTTTTGTCAGCCTGTTGATGTCAATCTTTGAAAAATTAGCGGAGGCATTTGGCTGGTATGTTCATATCGATGGCTGGCAGCACCTGTATACGTTTTTCGGGTATTTGCTGTTCTTATCGATTATCACTTTGTTTTTTGAATGGACGGCAAAATGGAATAGGTAA
- a CDS encoding DUF2515 domain-containing protein: MKTPLQSITEELKKKNKLAPSASPITKGEEIILQRINHITEQHNLNNITRTKAYLDFYLRYPEIQWAFLGHMVSRNGGWNMTDLKGEFLTRLMAKKERNLFFNFLERGNWLIFQDVYPQFLLYEESLKQRKPLFHLFSYLNISTFMETIWSQFWQNQDTYIHTIAMVINEQSYLEERVVNNKQYQNEVINKFEFLLQDWLSFNHILFPYGIKNLVGQTLHQFESLNERIMLGKRLYAILFKNKNIHEQVVEWAKGHPHTGSRKDYWPHIFNSVNEGIPGFPYQLRLKSCQLMSGARKIYSPTLENSWKNVRQEEAEKGDWFKDWRVVDYLIDNEEIINGEINNEYCKTLERLELATLAKKAITL, translated from the coding sequence GTGAAAACACCGCTCCAAAGTATCACAGAAGAATTGAAGAAAAAGAACAAACTTGCACCATCAGCCTCCCCAATCACGAAGGGTGAAGAAATTATTTTACAAAGGATAAATCACATTACAGAGCAGCACAATCTTAACAATATCACTAGAACAAAGGCCTATCTTGATTTTTACCTAAGGTACCCGGAAATCCAATGGGCATTTCTAGGTCATATGGTATCGAGAAATGGCGGCTGGAACATGACCGATCTTAAAGGTGAATTTCTGACTCGATTAATGGCAAAAAAAGAGCGAAATCTATTTTTCAATTTTTTAGAGCGGGGTAACTGGCTTATATTCCAAGACGTCTATCCGCAATTTTTGCTGTATGAGGAGAGCCTCAAGCAAAGAAAACCATTGTTTCATTTATTTTCTTATTTAAATATTTCCACGTTTATGGAAACAATTTGGAGCCAGTTTTGGCAAAATCAGGACACCTATATTCATACGATTGCCATGGTTATTAATGAACAAAGCTATCTTGAAGAAAGAGTGGTAAATAACAAGCAATATCAAAATGAGGTCATTAACAAATTTGAATTTTTGCTGCAGGATTGGCTTTCTTTCAACCATATTCTTTTTCCATACGGAATAAAGAACTTAGTGGGACAAACACTTCACCAGTTTGAATCACTAAACGAGCGGATTATGCTTGGAAAAAGGCTGTATGCCATACTATTTAAAAACAAGAACATTCATGAACAGGTAGTTGAATGGGCAAAAGGCCATCCTCACACAGGATCTAGAAAGGATTATTGGCCTCATATTTTTAATAGTGTTAATGAAGGGATTCCAGGTTTTCCTTATCAGCTACGTTTAAAATCCTGCCAGCTAATGTCTGGGGCAAGGAAGATTTATAGTCCAACATTAGAAAACTCCTGGAAAAATGTCAGGCAGGAAGAAGCGGAAAAAGGGGATTGGTTTAAGGATTGGAGAGTAGTCGATTATTTAATAGATAACGAAGAAATAATTAATGGGGAGATTAATAATGAATACTGCAAAACACTTGAACGGCTCGAGCTTGCAACCCTTGCAAAAAAGGCGATTACCTTATAG
- the shc gene encoding squalene--hopene cyclase — protein sequence MMDTQAGIEWIIDMLRKDQSPGGSWGYPFETGISTDAYMIILLRTLEINDEDLIKGLTKRILSRQEKNGAWKLFYDEGDGNLTATVEAYYALLYSGYYQKEDTRLRSAKNFILANGGLEESGMYTKIMLALTGQYKWPPFSPLPIEVVLLPMNFPINFYSFSSFGRANLAPIMILADNKFVMKTDRSPDLSPLYLQRNEIGQWTRSNEYQSLHSFIEEGVKNLLGLPEQLHQLAIERGKKYMLDRIEPDGTFLSYFSSTFLMIFALLSLGYKKTDPVITKAVAGIQSMKCEIDGLPHMQYTTANFWNTALIGFALQNAGVSPKDPVVVKANRYILERQHHKFGDWVVHNPNTMPGGWGFSDVNTILPDVDDTTAALRSIARMVPNELPAWERGITWALSMQNDDGGWPAFEKDANSKLLQFLPIEKAEFLLADPSCADLTGRTLEFFGQYTNLPKGHTAIKRGEHWLLKNQEKDGSWYGRWGICYLYGTWAALTGLLAAGVAKDHSSIQKAADWVRAIQNKDGGWGESCHSDRRKTYVPLKASTLTHTAWALDSLITASDKPSPEIRKGITYLLSSLEKDDWTTDYPKGQGMAGGFYIHYHSYRYIFPLLALSHYKKKFGS from the coding sequence ATGATGGATACACAGGCAGGCATCGAATGGATTATTGACATGCTTCGAAAAGACCAATCTCCCGGCGGCTCTTGGGGCTACCCCTTTGAAACAGGGATTTCCACAGATGCTTATATGATCATTTTATTACGGACATTGGAAATAAATGATGAAGATTTAATCAAAGGGCTGACAAAGAGGATCTTAAGCAGACAGGAGAAAAACGGCGCCTGGAAGCTTTTTTACGATGAAGGAGATGGTAATTTAACCGCAACAGTTGAAGCCTATTACGCTTTGTTATATTCAGGTTACTACCAGAAAGAAGATACACGTCTGCGGAGTGCAAAGAACTTCATTTTAGCAAATGGCGGACTAGAGGAAAGCGGCATGTATACAAAGATCATGCTTGCCTTAACAGGACAATATAAGTGGCCGCCCTTTTCCCCGCTGCCCATCGAGGTTGTCCTTCTGCCAATGAATTTCCCGATAAACTTTTATTCATTTTCTTCTTTTGGCCGGGCAAATCTCGCACCTATTATGATTCTTGCTGATAATAAATTTGTGATGAAAACGGACAGGAGCCCTGACTTGTCACCATTATATTTACAGCGGAATGAAATTGGTCAATGGACCCGCTCGAACGAATATCAATCATTGCATTCTTTTATTGAAGAGGGTGTTAAAAATTTACTGGGATTACCTGAGCAGCTTCACCAACTGGCCATTGAACGGGGAAAAAAGTATATGCTCGACCGGATTGAGCCTGACGGTACTTTTTTAAGCTATTTCAGCAGTACATTTTTAATGATCTTCGCCCTATTATCCCTTGGTTACAAAAAGACCGATCCCGTGATTACTAAGGCAGTAGCTGGTATTCAATCAATGAAATGCGAGATTGACGGATTACCCCATATGCAATATACAACCGCCAACTTCTGGAATACAGCGTTAATTGGTTTCGCTTTACAAAATGCAGGAGTATCTCCGAAAGATCCAGTGGTTGTAAAGGCAAATCGTTATATACTCGAACGGCAACATCATAAGTTTGGTGATTGGGTGGTTCATAATCCAAATACGATGCCAGGCGGCTGGGGTTTTTCTGATGTGAATACGATTCTTCCTGATGTGGATGATACGACGGCAGCGCTCCGGTCTATAGCCAGAATGGTTCCTAACGAGCTGCCAGCATGGGAACGAGGGATTACATGGGCCCTTTCAATGCAAAATGATGATGGAGGCTGGCCTGCTTTTGAAAAAGACGCCAATTCAAAATTATTACAATTCCTCCCAATTGAAAAAGCAGAGTTTTTACTTGCTGACCCCTCCTGCGCCGATCTAACGGGCCGAACGCTTGAATTTTTCGGTCAATATACTAATTTACCCAAGGGTCATACAGCAATTAAGAGAGGAGAACACTGGCTTTTGAAAAATCAAGAAAAAGATGGCTCATGGTACGGGAGATGGGGAATATGTTATCTTTATGGAACTTGGGCAGCCCTAACCGGACTTCTAGCTGCCGGGGTAGCCAAGGATCATTCTTCTATCCAAAAAGCTGCAGATTGGGTACGTGCGATCCAAAATAAGGATGGCGGCTGGGGAGAATCCTGTCATAGTGATAGGAGAAAAACGTATGTACCTTTGAAGGCAAGTACATTAACACATACCGCCTGGGCGCTTGATTCCCTAATTACCGCTTCGGATAAACCGTCTCCTGAGATTCGAAAAGGAATTACCTATTTACTGTCTTCACTTGAAAAAGATGACTGGACAACTGATTACCCAAAGGGGCAGGGCATGGCGGGCGGCTTTTATATCCACTATCACAGCTACCGATATATTTTTCCACTGTTGGCGCTATCCCATTATAAGAAAAAGTTTGGATCATAG
- a CDS encoding mismatch-specific DNA-glycosylase, translated as MDPIGDHLKEDLNILFVGFNPSIRSGKVGHHYANPNNRFWKILLEAGLTHRKYEPAEDYKLLELGFGFTNIVERPTKAADEITKGEYKKGREVLKHKIEKYKPKLVCFVGKGVYLQYSGQKTAPWGRQHESVVPGVIDFVAPSSSGLVRMKLDEIVGIYKQLTDLVN; from the coding sequence GTGGACCCAATCGGTGATCATCTTAAAGAGGATTTAAACATTTTATTTGTCGGCTTTAATCCAAGTATTCGCTCTGGTAAGGTCGGGCATCATTATGCTAACCCTAACAATCGGTTTTGGAAAATTTTGCTTGAGGCAGGCTTGACCCATCGGAAATATGAGCCAGCTGAGGATTACAAGCTGTTAGAATTAGGATTTGGTTTTACCAATATTGTGGAAAGGCCCACGAAAGCAGCCGATGAAATTACGAAGGGCGAGTATAAAAAAGGGAGGGAGGTTTTAAAGCACAAAATCGAGAAGTATAAGCCCAAGCTGGTTTGTTTTGTCGGGAAGGGTGTCTATCTACAGTACAGCGGCCAAAAAACGGCCCCATGGGGCAGGCAGCATGAGTCTGTTGTTCCAGGGGTAATCGATTTTGTAGCACCTTCTTCAAGTGGTCTTGTAAGAATGAAATTGGACGAAATTGTTGGGATATATAAACAGCTCACTGATTTAGTTAATTAA
- a CDS encoding copper amine oxidase N-terminal domain-containing protein, whose protein sequence is MNQKWKKLTMLLSIILTLFTLGTGVMADDDDGDDEKHEYFQNDNDYDYDDDDDDDWEAPQNQIINQQQTEYWNIWSREARNNPDNPLPIIEPAELSITVNNKETSIYFIPQDGQLLVSAEAIADVLGAEVKFYYQSKISVLTKDNHELIIRAGSNAAFENKIKTPMPIKAASYEQSVYLPVSVAANALGYRVTWDENKKTLMFQYI, encoded by the coding sequence TTGAATCAAAAATGGAAAAAGCTAACGATGTTATTAAGCATCATCTTAACGTTGTTTACGCTAGGAACTGGAGTGATGGCTGATGATGATGACGGTGACGATGAAAAACACGAATATTTTCAAAATGACAATGATTACGATTATGACGATGATGATGATGATGATTGGGAGGCACCGCAAAATCAAATCATTAACCAACAGCAAACAGAATATTGGAATATCTGGTCAAGGGAGGCGCGAAACAATCCGGATAATCCATTGCCCATCATTGAACCGGCCGAACTTTCCATTACCGTCAACAATAAAGAAACCAGTATCTACTTTATCCCGCAGGATGGCCAATTACTTGTTTCAGCAGAGGCAATTGCTGATGTTTTAGGGGCGGAAGTCAAGTTCTATTATCAAAGCAAAATTTCAGTTTTAACGAAAGACAATCATGAATTAATTATCAGAGCAGGGTCAAACGCAGCATTTGAAAACAAGATTAAAACCCCAATGCCCATAAAAGCTGCATCCTATGAACAATCTGTTTATCTTCCTGTTTCGGTGGCGGCAAATGCACTCGGATATCGTGTCACATGGGACGAAAATAAAAAAACATTGATGTTTCAATATATCTAA
- a CDS encoding ferric reductase-like transmembrane domain-containing protein yields the protein MRDFFSVWTLIRVSGFLAFYLMTLSLAIGLFSSFSILKKKKARMVSAHQISGWYGLLTICFHLLLIWQDQYVPYSLAEIFIPFYAKNEPLFSGLGTLSYYLFFIVVGSSDFFIRRLGIKMWKKIHFAVIPAWLFMLVHGIAIGSDSSEPWALLLYLTSSSFILVLLFMRLLESIMLHQPAGQGKPKK from the coding sequence GTGAGAGATTTCTTCTCAGTATGGACACTGATTCGTGTCTCCGGTTTTTTAGCGTTTTATTTGATGACTCTTTCCCTGGCAATCGGGTTATTTAGTTCCTTTTCAATTCTGAAGAAAAAGAAAGCCCGAATGGTATCAGCCCATCAAATAAGCGGCTGGTATGGACTCTTAACGATCTGTTTTCATCTATTGTTAATTTGGCAGGATCAATACGTCCCCTATTCGTTAGCAGAGATTTTCATCCCATTTTATGCAAAAAACGAACCATTATTCTCGGGTTTAGGTACTCTCTCGTACTACTTATTTTTTATTGTGGTTGGTTCCTCGGACTTTTTCATCAGGAGGTTAGGCATCAAAATGTGGAAGAAAATTCACTTTGCAGTCATTCCTGCTTGGTTATTCATGCTCGTTCACGGCATTGCCATTGGTTCGGATTCATCTGAACCATGGGCCCTGCTGCTTTACTTAACCTCCAGTTCCTTTATCCTTGTTCTCCTATTTATGAGACTATTAGAATCTATTATGCTGCATCAGCCAGCTGGACAAGGGAAGCCCAAAAAATAA
- a CDS encoding sensor histidine kinase — protein sequence MFNLLKAKLTLLYSFSLLCLLLLFISLLYVLISHEINEKEVDELQVYFSKEKWDFMEDLDENDHHGLEYEPNRTIFYYVFNRQNKLIYGEETIQNLSSWIEKNNSLNEDSYTKRMEWQQQHLLLVKQPLRSNGKLHGFVILGMNITSEQHLIQNITWTLIILTLVFSLFFAFLGYYFAGQAMKPIKNAFQKQEKFVSDASHELRTPLSIFYSSVDLLMREEKDKLSPLGQEVLEDVKTEASLMNNLINNLLSLARSDKNQLTLVMKEMNLSSLVSAVYKRFSRKITNQIKFDQKILPDVYLVCDEVKIQQLLYILLDNAFRFTNEGKVALSLTVKNTKIIITVEDTGCGIAADDLPYIFDRFYRADLSREKGGSGLGLSIAETIVTAHRGKIYVESTEGRGTVFTVIFEGKK from the coding sequence ATGTTTAACCTATTAAAAGCAAAGTTAACCCTTCTCTATTCATTCTCGTTACTTTGTTTACTTCTCTTGTTTATTAGCTTACTTTATGTATTAATCTCGCACGAAATAAATGAAAAAGAAGTAGATGAATTACAAGTTTATTTTTCTAAGGAAAAATGGGACTTCATGGAGGATCTAGATGAAAACGATCATCATGGATTGGAATATGAACCAAACCGAACGATATTTTACTATGTGTTCAATCGGCAGAATAAGCTTATTTATGGAGAGGAAACAATCCAAAATCTCTCCAGCTGGATTGAAAAAAATAATTCCTTAAACGAGGATTCATATACAAAGAGGATGGAGTGGCAGCAGCAGCATCTCCTCCTAGTAAAACAACCGCTAAGAAGCAATGGTAAGCTGCATGGTTTTGTCATTCTTGGGATGAACATCACAAGTGAACAGCACCTAATCCAAAATATCACCTGGACGCTAATCATACTAACACTCGTTTTTAGCCTTTTTTTCGCCTTCCTCGGATATTATTTTGCAGGGCAGGCGATGAAGCCGATTAAAAACGCCTTTCAAAAGCAGGAAAAGTTTGTTTCCGATGCTTCGCACGAGTTAAGGACCCCGCTAAGTATCTTTTATAGCTCAGTCGATTTATTGATGCGAGAGGAAAAAGACAAGCTTAGCCCATTGGGACAAGAGGTTCTTGAGGATGTCAAAACAGAAGCTAGTCTTATGAATAACCTGATTAACAATCTCCTTAGTTTAGCTAGAAGTGATAAGAACCAATTAACTTTAGTTATGAAAGAAATGAATCTATCAAGCTTAGTATCCGCTGTTTATAAAAGATTTTCAAGAAAAATAACCAACCAAATTAAATTTGACCAAAAGATTCTTCCAGATGTTTATCTAGTTTGTGATGAAGTGAAAATACAGCAATTACTATATATTTTATTAGATAATGCCTTTCGCTTCACAAATGAAGGAAAGGTAGCACTCTCATTGACGGTAAAAAACACAAAAATCATTATAACAGTAGAAGATACAGGCTGTGGCATAGCTGCGGATGATCTTCCTTATATTTTTGACCGCTTTTACCGTGCTGATTTGTCGAGGGAGAAGGGTGGTTCAGGTTTGGGGCTTTCCATCGCAGAAACCATTGTTACTGCACATAGAGGAAAAATTTATGTAGAAAGCACGGAAGGACGAGGGACTGTTTTTACAGTGATTTTCGAAGGAAAAAAATAA
- a CDS encoding response regulator transcription factor, with product MNILLAEDDVRLGKLVSHLLENEYHRVDWVKNGKDAYDHARIFPYDLIILDWMLPGENGQSVCKRLREKGNQSGILFVTARDANEDIISGLDSGADDYIIKPFEFNELLARIRAISRRKEKPLEEVISIGNFSLNLNSHVLKRKDSVIDLTKKEYQFLEIVMRNHNQVITREVLFERLWGYETEVSENALDALVKLVRKKIDLPGEPSFVQNVRGIGYKVRRFDV from the coding sequence GTGAATATATTACTTGCTGAGGACGATGTCCGACTTGGGAAGCTGGTATCTCATTTACTGGAAAATGAATATCACCGTGTGGATTGGGTGAAAAATGGAAAGGATGCTTACGACCATGCCCGTATCTTTCCTTATGATCTCATCATATTGGACTGGATGCTTCCTGGGGAAAATGGCCAATCAGTTTGCAAACGGCTGCGCGAAAAGGGAAACCAGAGTGGAATTTTATTTGTAACCGCAAGAGATGCTAATGAAGACATTATTTCAGGTCTTGATTCAGGTGCGGATGATTATATAATTAAGCCCTTTGAATTTAATGAATTATTAGCAAGGATTCGAGCGATAAGCCGGAGAAAGGAAAAACCGCTCGAAGAGGTTATTTCCATCGGGAATTTCAGCCTAAACCTGAACTCTCATGTGCTAAAACGGAAAGATTCCGTGATTGACCTAACGAAGAAAGAGTACCAGTTCCTAGAAATCGTCATGCGTAATCACAACCAAGTCATCACTAGAGAGGTGTTATTTGAAAGACTTTGGGGATATGAAACCGAAGTATCCGAAAATGCCTTGGATGCTTTAGTGAAATTGGTACGAAAAAAGATTGACCTCCCCGGGGAGCCGTCTTTCGTTCAAAATGTAAGGGGAATCGGCTATAAAGTGAGACGCTTCGATGTTTAA
- a CDS encoding YitT family protein, whose product MLKKLAIIGFGSTLIGIGINGFILPFHLINGGIFGISLLLNYLWGFKAGITFILLNIPVYMFAYKSDPIYFFNGLIGAVISGFMIEFLLPLNGTFELPMMSSVILGAIIIGIGVGVMLRNHISPGGMDLLALLLAKWSKVNVGVIMVAIDAVIILTGLFLLRDVKLLYSLLIISIVGLLATIITSFRHMKN is encoded by the coding sequence ATGCTGAAAAAATTGGCAATTATCGGATTTGGGAGTACTTTGATTGGTATTGGTATTAACGGTTTTATTCTTCCCTTTCATTTAATCAATGGCGGGATTTTTGGCATCAGCCTATTATTAAACTATTTATGGGGATTTAAGGCAGGGATTACCTTCATATTGCTCAATATCCCTGTGTATATGTTTGCGTATAAGTCAGATCCCATTTATTTTTTCAATGGTTTGATCGGTGCTGTTATCTCGGGGTTTATGATTGAATTTCTACTACCATTAAATGGAACATTCGAACTGCCGATGATGAGCAGTGTTATTTTAGGCGCAATTATTATTGGCATTGGTGTCGGTGTAATGCTTAGAAATCATATTAGCCCGGGCGGTATGGACTTGCTCGCATTATTGCTTGCTAAATGGTCTAAGGTAAATGTTGGTGTAATCATGGTTGCTATTGATGCGGTCATTATCCTCACTGGACTCTTCCTCCTAAGGGATGTGAAACTCTTATATTCGTTGCTAATTATCTCCATAGTCGGGCTTCTTGCCACCATTATTACTTCTTTCCGTCATATGAAGAATTGA
- a CDS encoding S1C family serine protease — MEFKSDNEFEQNHLNSLENIENINKKEFDMDKTDHSITEENVNAVDATFSVGANISEENQKRVESVEAEEMAAPPVLEQSRSNSKAEPKKRKGRGFVSTIAAGVIGSVLTLTVLPHTDYMKNFAPNVENQASSSGNSASAVRPVSAQPTAASSGSIADTVEKVSKAIVGVVNYQQQQNNFYANPNGSQSVESGSGSGVIFQKNNDSAYIVTNNHVVEGASKLEISLFDGQKTTAEVVGADALTDLAVLKIDAKYVTATADFGDSSTLRPGDQVYAIGNPLGLNLSRTVTQGIVSATERSISVSTSAGNWDTNVIQTDAAINPGNSGGALINPQGQVIGINSLKISESGVEGLGFAIPSNDLIPIVNQLIKSGKIERPYLGVGLADLDQVPQMYWQNMPENVKKGVLVMNIDPNSAAAKAGFQPKDIIVSMNGTEIANSSDLRKYLYTKAKNGETIKFEVYRDGKQVTLTAKLTNNKDA; from the coding sequence ATGGAATTCAAAAGTGACAATGAATTTGAACAAAATCACCTAAACTCATTAGAGAACATAGAGAATATAAACAAAAAGGAATTTGATATGGACAAGACTGATCACAGTATAACAGAAGAAAATGTAAATGCAGTGGATGCTACTTTCTCGGTGGGGGCGAACATTTCTGAAGAGAATCAAAAAAGAGTTGAATCTGTGGAAGCGGAAGAAATGGCTGCTCCGCCAGTTTTAGAACAATCCCGATCGAACAGTAAGGCTGAACCGAAAAAACGGAAGGGAAGAGGATTTGTTTCGACAATTGCTGCAGGCGTTATTGGCTCTGTTTTGACATTAACAGTTTTACCGCATACTGATTACATGAAAAATTTTGCTCCCAATGTGGAAAATCAAGCAAGCAGCTCGGGAAATAGCGCCTCAGCGGTAAGACCAGTGTCAGCACAGCCAACCGCTGCATCTTCCGGTTCCATTGCTGATACAGTAGAGAAAGTTTCTAAAGCAATTGTCGGTGTGGTCAATTATCAACAGCAGCAAAATAATTTTTATGCAAACCCGAATGGTTCACAAAGTGTAGAAAGTGGTTCCGGTTCGGGGGTTATTTTTCAAAAAAATAATGATAGTGCCTATATTGTGACTAATAACCACGTGGTCGAAGGGGCATCAAAGCTTGAAATCTCCTTGTTTGATGGTCAAAAGACTACAGCTGAGGTTGTTGGGGCAGATGCCCTAACAGACCTGGCAGTATTGAAAATTGATGCCAAATATGTTACCGCAACGGCTGATTTCGGGGATTCTTCGACACTTCGCCCTGGTGACCAAGTATATGCTATTGGGAATCCACTCGGACTTAATCTATCAAGAACTGTTACGCAAGGAATTGTTAGTGCTACAGAACGGAGTATTTCAGTTTCCACATCTGCTGGTAATTGGGATACCAACGTCATTCAGACAGATGCCGCCATTAATCCGGGAAACAGCGGTGGTGCTTTAATTAACCCGCAAGGTCAAGTAATTGGCATTAATAGTTTGAAAATTTCTGAAAGTGGTGTTGAGGGATTAGGCTTTGCGATTCCTAGTAATGACCTTATTCCGATTGTAAATCAATTAATTAAAAGCGGTAAAATTGAACGTCCGTATTTAGGTGTCGGACTTGCAGACTTGGACCAAGTTCCACAGATGTATTGGCAAAACATGCCTGAAAATGTGAAAAAAGGTGTGTTGGTGATGAACATTGACCCAAATTCTGCGGCTGCTAAGGCCGGTTTCCAGCCAAAAGATATCATTGTATCGATGAATGGTACAGAGATTGCGAATTCGTCAGACCTACGAAAATACTTATATACTAAAGCAAAAAACGGCGAAACGATTAAATTTGAAGTGTACCGTGACGGCAAGCAAGTGACGTTGACAGCCAAATTAACTAATAATAAAGACGCATAA
- a CDS encoding sensor histidine kinase, whose protein sequence is MTHLKPMKFKYIYQQFFSHISVIIVAFLLLSILFTHYVENLIYENKADELISFGNAILKDLNEAPIASDAILNQYSNVLAARNTSFSLFDQDGVYLINKRGLTIKNLPEKQWNLVKKGQTIIVKSDYKSFGQGGVTFVVLPYIDDGKFFGGVLLTSPISGSSNMIQQINKFLLYTMLIAFGVSFLQSWYLSRIHVHRIKRLRDATSQVSEGNYHVKVNSANFDEIGELANDFNHMVDKINASMLEIESLENRRRQFMADVSHEMRTPLTTISGVIEGLKNDMIPEEDKERGINLVSQEAKRLIRLVNENLDYEKIRSNQIQLFKEEIQLLEVLEIIQEQLSLQADEKENQILVEAAPEIMVNADYDRLVQILINITKNSIQFTKGGTIWLRGRAEGHNTTIIEVEDTGIGIDAKEIENIWRRFYKADLSRTSNPYGEFGLGLSIVKQLVVLHNGEIQVFSEAGKGTKFVICLKNN, encoded by the coding sequence ATGACACATTTAAAGCCGATGAAGTTTAAGTATATCTACCAACAGTTTTTTAGCCATATTAGTGTTATCATTGTAGCTTTTTTACTATTAAGCATTTTGTTTACTCATTATGTTGAAAATTTGATTTATGAAAATAAGGCAGATGAACTGATTTCATTTGGTAACGCGATTTTAAAGGATTTAAACGAGGCACCGATTGCATCAGACGCGATATTAAATCAATACAGCAATGTATTGGCTGCGAGAAATACAAGTTTTAGTTTGTTTGATCAGGACGGCGTGTATCTGATTAATAAACGTGGACTGACTATAAAAAATTTACCTGAAAAACAATGGAATTTAGTGAAAAAGGGGCAAACCATCATTGTCAAAAGTGATTATAAAAGTTTTGGACAAGGAGGAGTTACATTTGTCGTTCTCCCTTACATTGATGATGGTAAGTTTTTTGGCGGGGTACTCTTAACTTCGCCAATAAGCGGCTCTAGTAATATGATCCAACAAATTAATAAATTTTTACTTTATACAATGCTGATTGCCTTTGGTGTTTCCTTTTTACAAAGCTGGTATTTGTCAAGGATTCATGTCCATCGGATTAAACGGCTTCGCGATGCCACGTCACAGGTCTCTGAAGGAAATTATCATGTAAAGGTGAATTCCGCGAATTTTGATGAAATTGGGGAATTAGCAAACGATTTTAACCATATGGTTGATAAAATCAATGCCTCGATGCTGGAAATTGAGAGTCTTGAAAATAGACGGCGTCAGTTTATGGCTGATGTATCCCATGAAATGCGGACACCATTAACGACCATTAGTGGGGTGATTGAAGGGTTGAAAAATGATATGATCCCTGAAGAAGACAAGGAGCGGGGAATTAACCTTGTAAGCCAGGAAGCTAAAAGACTGATTCGCCTTGTTAATGAAAATCTCGATTATGAAAAAATCCGATCTAATCAAATTCAGTTATTTAAGGAAGAGATACAGCTTTTAGAAGTTCTGGAAATTATTCAAGAGCAATTAAGCCTGCAGGCAGATGAGAAGGAAAATCAGATTCTTGTTGAGGCTGCACCTGAGATTATGGTAAATGCCGATTATGATCGTCTAGTACAAATATTAATTAATATAACGAAAAATAGTATCCAGTTTACAAAGGGTGGAACGATTTGGCTGAGAGGAAGAGCAGAAGGTCATAATACGACAATTATCGAGGTAGAGGATACGGGAATTGGTATTGATGCCAAAGAGATTGAAAACATCTGGCGCCGTTTTTATAAGGCTGATCTTTCCAGAACCAGCAATCCATATGGGGAATTCGGTCTGGGTCTTTCGATTGTGAAACAACTTGTTGTTCTTCATAATGGTGAGATACAAGTATTTAGTGAAGCGGGAAAAGGAACAAAGTTTGTGATTTGCTTAAAAAACAATTAA